A window of Strigops habroptila isolate Jane chromosome 5, bStrHab1.2.pri, whole genome shotgun sequence contains these coding sequences:
- the PJVK gene encoding pejvakin has product MFAAATKNFVKQVGDGGRLVPVPSLSEADRYQPLSLVIKKRTCLLSKKSKFASTPFTLKDILHGEKEISAGVSSYQLLNYEDKSDVSLNGRRGNQIMNDVGFDVAGSDSIAFKASFGIVTKHEVEVPTLLKELTTRKINFDHCLVHQSRKSRMEILCVVMESIRTTRQCSLTVHTGMRGETMRFHFIEDQNCKGRDKAIVFPAHTTIAFSVFELYIHLDGNFELCVTPVSKGGFEKEKSGSSSLTKLRRLKSNLFHRNKRVVATIANSDAYLEDLFTDYYEKAASMTDLSTSYLGEGSHIRINLLNNNIPKGPCVLCGMGSSKRETVYGCLECSFNGQKYVRLHAVPCFDLWHKRVK; this is encoded by the exons ATGTTTGCTGCTGCAACCAAAAACTTTGTTAAACAGGTTGGTGATGGAGGAAGACTAGTTCCAGTGCCCAGTCTCAGTGAAGCTGATAGATATCAACCTCTGAGCCTTGTGATTAAGAAAAGAAcatgtttgctttcaaaaaaatctaaattcGCTTCAACACCTTTCACATTAAAAGACATCCTGCATGGGGAGAAAGAAATTTCTGCAG GTGTCTCGTCTTACCAATTGCTCAACTATGAAGACAAATCAGATGTTTCACTTAATGGTAGAAGAGGAAATCAGATAATGAATGATGTTGGTTTTGATGTTGCTGGATCAGATTCTATTGCCTTTAAAGCTTCATTTGGCATTGTGACCAAACATGAGGTTGAAGTACCAACATTACTTAAAGAACTTACTACAAG aaaaataaactttgatCATTGTCTAGTCCATCAATCAAGGAAAAGTAGGATGGAAATTCTGTGCGTGGTCATGGAAAGTATTAGAACTACAAGGCAATGCTCATTAACTGTCCATACTGGAATGCGTGGAGAGACAATGAGG TTTCACTTTATTGAAGATCAGAATTGTAAAGGGCGGGACAAAGCCATTGTTTTTCCTGCACATACAACTATCGCTTTTAGTGTATTTGAACTTTACATTCATTTGGATGGTAATTTTG aacTCTGTGTGACTCCAGTTTCAAAAGGAGGatttgagaaagagaaatctggATCATCTTCACTGACCAAATTAAGGAGGTTAAAGAGTAATCTGTTTCATCGAA ataaaagAGTAGTGGCTACCATTGCTAATTCTGATGCTTACTTGGAGGACCTTTTTACAGATTATTATGAAAAAGCTGCAAGCATGACTGATCTCTCTACAAGCTATCTCGGAGAAGGGTCTCACATCCGAATTAATTTACTTAATAACAACATCCCGAAAGGTCCCTGTGTCCTTTGTGGAATGGGAAGTTCTAAAAGGGAGACAGTCTATGGGTGCCTTGAGTGTTCTTTTAATGGACAAAAGTATGTACGACTGCATGCTGTGCCCTGTTTTGACCTCTGGCATAAGAGAGTAAAGTAG